A DNA window from Hydractinia symbiolongicarpus strain clone_291-10 chromosome 6, HSymV2.1, whole genome shotgun sequence contains the following coding sequences:
- the LOC130647412 gene encoding uncharacterized protein LOC130647412 has protein sequence MPDSCCVPNCTNRRKKGDGSGGFFRIPSKKYPDVRKRWLTAIGRLDWPEQLIGNAKVCHLHFTSGKKSKDPLSPDFVPSVFDRIGKKMSEEKKKEKQDRFQRARLRVKQRSNLPVVEEPSEVLEPEEEELSRQDMEIKKLKQKVTEIENVVKEKENNIKEVTRKYCSIQNELVNRMADIHQLKNKNNLSRKFQLNYGHLKSHKNYFYFYTGLDQARFNWVFAIIKNKMKRISRILTPKDHLVVVLVKLKLGLYNKDIAFRFGITCKMVTKIYRSLLKVLSKSLLFLIVWPEKEAIRKHMPKCFKKYLSCRCIIDCTEIFIQRPLNLNARAQTWSNYKNTNTIKYLVACSPTGSVSFLSEGWGGRVSDKEITIKSGFLDLVENGDLVLADRGFLIEQELATRGVVLKIPEFTRGKEQMSAMDVDRSRKIANVRIHIERVIGRLRKFEILNTTIPITQVDLLDDVFIVICALVNLNKGII, from the exons ATGCCTGATAGTTGCTGTGTACCGAATTGTACGAACAGACGCAAGAAAGGCGATGGAAGTGGTGGTTTTTTTCGAATTCCTTCGAAGAAATACCCAGACGTCAGAAAAAGATGGTTGACTGCGATTGGCAGGTTGGATTGGCCAGAACAGCTAATTGGAAATGCTAAAGTATGCCATCTGCATTTCACATCTG GAAAAAAATCAAAGGACCCACTGAGCCCTGATTTTGTGCCATCAGTTTTCGACCGAATTGGGAAAAAAATGAGtgaggaaaaaaagaaagagaaacaggaTCGATTCCAACGTGCACGTCTGAGAGTTAAGCAGCGCTCAAATCTTCCTGTTGTGGAAGAGCCCAGTGAAGTTTTGGAACCAGAGGAGGAAGAGCTAAGCCGACAAGATATGgagattaaaaaattaaaacaaaaagtgaCAGAAATAGAGAATGttgtgaaagaaaaagaaaataacatcaAGGAAGTGACTCGAAAATACTGTAGCATCCAAAATGAACTTGTCAACAGGATGGCTGATATCcatcagttaaaaaataaaaacaatttgtcaAGAAAATTCCAACTAAATTATGGACATttgaaaagtcacaaaaattatttttatttttatactggATTGGACCAAGCACGCTTCAACTGGGTATTTGcaattatcaaaaataaaatgaaacgtATCAGCAGAATATTGACACCGAAAGATCACCTTGTTGTTGTCCTGGTAAAATTGAAACTTGGCTTGTATAACAAAGATATTGCTTTCAGGTTTGGAATTACATGCAAAATGGTCACCAAAATTTATCGAAGCTTGCTTAAAGTATTATCaaaatctttactttttttaattgtgtGGCCTGAGAAGGAAGCTATACGTAAGCATATGCCGAAGTGTTTCAAAAAGTACCTAAGTTGTCGCTGCATCATTGACTGCACTGAGATATTCATACAACGTCCATTAAATCTCAATGCCAGAGCACAGACATGGTCTAATTACAAGAATACTAATACCATCAAGTATTTGGTTGCATGTTCTCCAACAGGAAGTGTTAGTTTCCTATCAGAAGGATGGGGAGGTAGAGTCTCTGATAaggaaataacaataaaaagtgGTTTTTTGGATTTAGTCGAAAATGGAGATCTTGTTTTGGCTGATCGAGGATTCCTTATCGAGCAAGAGTTGGCAACACGAGGCGTGGTATTAAAAATACCTGAATTTACCAGAGGGAAGGAACAAATGTCAGCAATGGATGTAGATCGATCTCGAAAAATAGCCAATGTTCGAATCCACATTGAGAGAGTTATTGGACGTTtgagaaagtttgaaattttgaacaCAACCATACCTATCACTCAAGTAGATTTATTGGACGATGTGTTTATCGTTATATGTGCTTTGGTGAAC